AAAAAAGTCCACTTCCGTAGCTAATTGATCAGCGATTGTGACTGCTGAGGGAACTTCTACCATAATTCCTAGTTTCATCTCTGCATCGAAGGGGATACCAGCTTGCTGAAGTTCAGCCTGCACTTCTAAGAGAATTGTTTTAGCTGCACGTACTTCTGTAACAGTGGCAATCATCGGTAATATCAGCTTAATCTGGTGTCCAACACTGGCTCGCAAAATTGCCCGCAACTGAGTTTTAAACAAATCTGGATGATCTAAACAAAAACGAATTCCTCGCCAGCCTAAGAAAGGGTTAGCTTCTGGTTCTGCTACTCTCAGATAAGGCAGTGGCTTGTCGCCGCCGACATCTAGAGTCCGAATCATCAGCGGACGGGTATCGAGAACTTGTGCGATCGCCTGGTAAACTGCTAGTTGTTCCTCTTCTGTTGGAGCGTTGGCTCTATTTAAATACAAGAACTCAGTGCGAAGTAGTCCTACACCTTCTGCACCGCTATCTACAGCAGCTTGAGCATCAGCAACGCTACCAATATTTGCGAAGACATTGACTTGCCGTCCATCGGTGGTAATTGCTGGTTCGTGCGCTGTGGCGCGTGCTTCTTGTTGAGCAGTTTGCCACGCTTGTCGTTTCGCCTCTAGCGCACCCAGAGTATCCAGTTCTGGCTCTACCCATGCCTTGCCACTCTCACCATCAAGCGCCATCAGCGTCCCATCTGCTAGATGTAACACCTCTGCATCTACCCCCAAGACGGCGGGAATACCTAATGTCCGGGCGATAATTGCACTGTGGGAAGTTGCACTACCAGAAGTAGTACAAATTCCTAAAACCTTTGTCGGGTCTAATCCAGCGGTATCAGAGGGAGTCAAATCACTCGCCACCACAATTGCTGGTTCGGTGAGATGCAAGCTTGTAAGGGAATGTCCAGTTAATAATCGCAATACCCTTTGCCCAACATCCATCACATCATCAACTCGCTCTTGTAAGTAAGAATCTTCTAGTGTGTGGTAGGAACTCGCCACTTGATCAACTACGGCTTGCCAAGCTGCTTCAGCATTCAAGTGGTGTTCTAAAATGTGCTGATGAGCCGCTTCTATTAGTACTGGGTCTTCTAAAAATAGTAGATGAGCATCGAAGATGGCAGCCTCAGCATCACCAATTTGAATAGATGCTTGTGAAAACAATGCTTGAATTCCCTGTCGAGCAGTGTGAATTGCTGTCTGTAAACGTTGCCACTCTGCTTCAGGATTATCTACGTGGTATTGCGTAATCGAAATGGGAGCTGGCTGATAATGGACAACGGGAGCGATCGCCACTCCTGGAGAAGCTGCAATTCCTGAAAGTTCGCCTTGAGTTGGTGGGATAACTTCGTGGTGAGCTGCTGGTGGAGAATTAGAAGCAGTATGATCTTCACCAAAGTTAGCTGTGAATAATACTTGCAATGCTGCTAGCGCCTGCTCTGCATCAGTGCCAGTTGCAGTAATTAGGAGTTCGTGACCTTGACGTACTCCTAAAGTTGCTAATTGGTTAATACTGTCACCCCGAACCAACTGAGTATTTCTAGATAAATTCTGCACATAGATTTGCGATTGAAATCGAGCCGCAGTACCGACAAACAAAGCTGCGGGACGGGCGTGTAATCCTAAGCGATTGCTTACAATCAACCGGATTTCTTGTATTGGTGATTGTGCATTGGTGATCGGTAGACTAACGAATGCTGGAGGATTGGTGTCTATACCCAATTGAGTTGCTTTTGCTACCAATGCTCCCCGTGCTTGGGCGATGACTTGATGAATATTCTGACCAGCTGCGGCTGCGACAACAG
This region of Nostoc sp. UHCC 0302 genomic DNA includes:
- the ptsP gene encoding phosphoenolpyruvate--protein phosphotransferase; the encoded protein is MVGIVIVSHSKQLALGVQELAAQMVQGRVPLAIAAGIEDADNPLGTDPIKVYEAIASVFADDGILVLMDLGSALMSAEMALEFLPEEHREKVYLCEAPLVEGAIAAVVAAAAGQNIHQVIAQARGALVAKATQLGIDTNPPAFVSLPITNAQSPIQEIRLIVSNRLGLHARPAALFVGTAARFQSQIYVQNLSRNTQLVRGDSINQLATLGVRQGHELLITATGTDAEQALAALQVLFTANFGEDHTASNSPPAAHHEVIPPTQGELSGIAASPGVAIAPVVHYQPAPISITQYHVDNPEAEWQRLQTAIHTARQGIQALFSQASIQIGDAEAAIFDAHLLFLEDPVLIEAAHQHILEHHLNAEAAWQAVVDQVASSYHTLEDSYLQERVDDVMDVGQRVLRLLTGHSLTSLHLTEPAIVVASDLTPSDTAGLDPTKVLGICTTSGSATSHSAIIARTLGIPAVLGVDAEVLHLADGTLMALDGESGKAWVEPELDTLGALEAKRQAWQTAQQEARATAHEPAITTDGRQVNVFANIGSVADAQAAVDSGAEGVGLLRTEFLYLNRANAPTEEEQLAVYQAIAQVLDTRPLMIRTLDVGGDKPLPYLRVAEPEANPFLGWRGIRFCLDHPDLFKTQLRAILRASVGHQIKLILPMIATVTEVRAAKTILLEVQAELQQAGIPFDAEMKLGIMVEVPSAVTIADQLATEVDFFSIGTNDLSQYVMAGDRTNPRVSTLVDALHPAVLRMIQQTVQAAHAAGIWVGLCGELAADLLATPILLGLGLDELSVNPQAVAVIKQAINHLSVSEAEAIALAALQQDSAEQVRKLVLSNRDNR